Proteins co-encoded in one Elusimicrobiota bacterium genomic window:
- a CDS encoding gamma carbonic anhydrase family protein — protein sequence MLRSFNGKKPSVHPSAFIHPSAEIIGDVQIKARASIWPGCVLRADTDRIIIGEGTNVQDGTVIHCDPGAPSILGKHITVGHRALIHGSRIADHVLVGMGAIVMAARIGSWSLIGAGALILDGANIAPRSLILGVPAKILRKTGPKEKTAIRNGAKNYIRRAKAHRTTSVALFG from the coding sequence GTGCTGCGTAGCTTCAACGGCAAAAAACCCAGCGTTCATCCCAGCGCCTTCATTCATCCCTCGGCTGAAATCATCGGCGATGTCCAAATCAAAGCCCGCGCCTCGATTTGGCCCGGCTGCGTATTGAGGGCGGATACGGATCGCATTATTATCGGGGAAGGAACCAATGTTCAAGACGGCACCGTCATTCATTGCGATCCGGGCGCGCCTTCGATCCTGGGCAAACATATTACGGTCGGGCACCGGGCGCTGATTCACGGCAGCCGTATCGCGGACCATGTGCTGGTGGGCATGGGCGCCATTGTCATGGCTGCGCGCATCGGATCCTGGTCCCTGATCGGCGCGGGCGCTTTGATTTTAGACGGCGCGAACATCGCGCCTCGAAGCCTGATTTTAGGCGTCCCGGCAAAAATCCTCCGCAAAACAGGCCCTAAAGAAAAAACAGCCATCCGCAACGGCGCCAAAAATTACATCCGGCGCGCCAAGGCCCACCGAACAACAAGCGTTGCGCTGTTTGGCTGA